The Lycium ferocissimum isolate CSIRO_LF1 chromosome 1, AGI_CSIRO_Lferr_CH_V1, whole genome shotgun sequence genome includes a region encoding these proteins:
- the LOC132061085 gene encoding protein HESO1-like, with amino-acid sequence MDLFHSKSDLDLSINFDNNSVKFSHEKKIQTLRKFARKLYALQSSGHVSGVHPIPAARVPILKVVDCGTKIECDMSVENRDGVSKSKIIHMICSLDERFQKLSFLMKAWAKAQNINSSKDKTLNSLSVILLVAFHLQTRNPPILPPFSAILEDGSDPDAVAKSLNKFVNYGKRNKESVAELLVTLLIKLLSIEKLWAKGLCASTYEASWLSKTWDSKVCCISVEDFTDRSQNVARAVGKGEVKRIYKCIQRSSEYISAFMDGLVEVPTLRYQLFGHAAPFQDGSQTANIKEDGNIITLPCGDIKNKEDQSKEGQKGSQLATPSEPIATKKKWSTKGWEGLTSASCGRSKEDGVPPDSSGTKRKWSTEGWERSKENGVPLDSPWTKRNCSTEGWGKVSSANWGQSKGDGVPPDSLWTKRKRSEETPRGTSSAQCFRKSDTKSWLKRKDNNNCAPKAQWSTMQKGGWGGS; translated from the exons ATGGATCTATTCCATTCAAAGAGTGACCTAGATCTATCTATTAATTTTGACAACAATTCAGTTAAATTTTCACATGAGAAGAAGATTCAAACTCTCAGGAAATTTGCAAGGAAGTTATATGCACTTCAAA GTTCTGGCCATGTTTCTGGTGTTCATCCAATACCAGCTGCCAGAGTGCCCATTCTGAAAGTTGTTGATTGCGGAACGAAAATTGAGTGCGATATGTCAGTTGAAAACAGAGATGGAGTTTCAAAGTCTAAGATAATCCACATGATCTGTTCACTCGATGAAAGGTTTCAGAAGCTGAGCTTCTTG ATGAAAGCTTGGGCAAAAGCGCAGAATATTAATAGCTCAAAAGACAAAACTTTGAACTCATTATCTGTAATTCTTTTGGTTGCTTTTCATTTGCAG ACACGAAATCCTCCAATACTACCGCCATTTTCTGCCATATTAGAAG ATGGTTCTGATCCCGATGCAGTGGCAAAGTCTCTGAATAAGTTTGTGAACTATGGGAAGAGGAACAAAGAGTCAGTGGCTGAGCTGCTAGTTACTCTATTAATCAAG TTATTGTCGATTGAGAAACTATGGGCCAAAGGACTATGTGCAAGCACCTATGAGGCATCTTGGCTATCTAAAACATGGGATTCTAAAGTTTGCTGCATCAGT GTTGAGGATTTCACTGACCGGTCTCAAAATGTCGCAAGGGCTGTTGGGAAAGGAGAAGTAAAACGGATATACAAGTGTATCCAGCGTTCTAGCGAATACATTTCTGCTTTTATGGATGGCCTTGTTGAAGTACCCACGTTAAGATATCAGTTGTTTGGCCATGCTGCTCCATTTCAAGACGGTTCTCAGACAGCAAACATTAAAGAAGACGGGAATATAATCACTCTTCCTTGTGGAGATATCAAGAATAAGGAGGATCAAAGTAAAGAAGGCCAGAAAGGAAGTCAGTTGGCTACACCTTCTGAACCAATCGCGACTAAAAAGAAATGGTCTACCAAAGGTTGGGAAGGATTAACTTCAGCGAGTTGTGGACGGTCAAAAGAGGACGGTGTACCACCCGACTCTTCCGGGACAAAAAGAAAATGGTCTACCGAAGGTTGGGAACGGTCAAAGGAGAATGGTGTACCACTTGACTCTCCCTGGACAAAAAGAAACTGTTCTACCGAAG GTTGGGGAAAAGTATCTTCAGCAAATTGGGGACAGTCAAAGGGGGACGGTGTACCACCCGACTCTCTctggacaaaaagaaaaagatcagAAGAAACCCCTAGAGGGACTTCTTCTGCTCAATGTTTTAGAAAATCAGACACAAAAAGTTGGCTCAAAAGAAAGGATAACAATAACTGTGCACCTAAGGCTCAGTGGTCAACCATGCAAAAAGGAGGTTGGGGAGGAAGCTGA